Proteins from one Arthrobacter sp. DNA4 genomic window:
- a CDS encoding prolyl oligopeptidase family protein → MTTTAADQASVPGPGRDTSGSNSRETAPEPVDENVWLEDIYGEEQLAWVKEQNSRTEDLLEDGGYAELETGILEVLDSTDRIAMVGKRGDWYYNFWKDGQNPKGLWRRTTWESYCTDSPEWDVLLDVDELSRAEGEEWVFHGATFLRPAAGKPYRLALLALSPDGGDANRYREFDVEARGFVDPARGGFDLPTAKGNVSWLDADTLLVASTADGLPKTASSYARTAVTLKRGESLAAAPRLFEVAEDHMMAVAAHDSTPGFERTFAVDYIDFFNRTNFVLRDGSWEQIDVPTDVNVSAHREWLLFRPQQDWLLDGTTYPSGALLAANFEDYLAGSRDLTVLFTPDAHTSLQSWSWTRNFLLLNLLKDVSSEIRVLDPSRPSDGADGGWAATLLDACPPLHDVNAYAVDDEDEGPADGGAGDDFWLIATGFTTPTTLMRGTLERGSAGTSGVVSRHAVVKSSPSFFADADYEVQQHFAVSDDGTRVPYFQVAPRDLALDGQNPTQLSGYGGFEVSRTPAYSGTVGRAWLERRTTLSDGSDGKAPHSRGGVYVVANIRGGGEYGPAWHRAALKENRHRAYEDFAAVARDLISRGVTSPRRLGCVGGSNGGLLVGNMLTRYPELFRAVSCGVPLLDMRRYTKLSAGHSWIAEYGDPDVPEQWEYIRTFSPYHLLKDAVEYPETFIWTATSDDRVGPVQARKMAARMLAMGIPNVWFHEALEGGHAGASDNRQAAALQARSQHFLWKALAG, encoded by the coding sequence ATGACCACCACAGCAGCTGATCAAGCGTCCGTACCCGGCCCCGGCCGGGACACTTCCGGCAGCAACTCCCGGGAAACCGCGCCGGAACCCGTCGACGAGAATGTGTGGCTGGAGGACATCTACGGCGAGGAACAGCTGGCCTGGGTCAAGGAGCAAAACTCCCGCACCGAGGACCTGCTGGAGGACGGCGGCTACGCGGAACTGGAAACCGGCATCCTGGAAGTGCTGGACTCCACGGACCGGATCGCCATGGTGGGCAAGCGCGGCGACTGGTACTACAACTTTTGGAAGGACGGGCAGAACCCCAAGGGCCTGTGGCGGCGGACCACCTGGGAAAGCTACTGCACCGATTCCCCGGAATGGGACGTCCTGCTCGATGTTGACGAGCTGTCCCGCGCCGAAGGCGAAGAGTGGGTGTTCCACGGCGCCACGTTCCTGCGCCCCGCAGCCGGGAAGCCCTACCGCCTGGCGCTGCTTGCCCTCTCCCCCGACGGCGGCGACGCCAACCGCTACCGCGAGTTCGACGTCGAGGCGCGCGGCTTCGTGGACCCCGCCCGCGGCGGGTTTGACCTCCCGACGGCGAAAGGCAACGTGTCCTGGCTGGATGCCGACACCCTGCTGGTTGCTTCCACCGCGGACGGGCTGCCCAAGACAGCGTCTTCCTACGCGCGGACTGCGGTGACGCTCAAGCGCGGAGAGTCCCTGGCAGCGGCTCCGCGCCTCTTTGAGGTGGCGGAAGACCACATGATGGCCGTGGCGGCCCATGACTCCACCCCCGGCTTTGAGCGGACTTTCGCCGTGGACTACATCGACTTCTTCAACCGCACCAACTTTGTGCTGCGGGACGGATCCTGGGAACAGATCGACGTTCCCACGGACGTCAACGTCAGCGCCCACCGGGAATGGCTGCTCTTCCGTCCGCAGCAGGACTGGCTCCTGGACGGCACCACGTATCCTTCCGGGGCCCTGCTTGCCGCCAACTTCGAGGACTACCTCGCCGGCAGCCGGGACCTCACGGTCCTGTTCACCCCCGACGCGCACACGTCCCTGCAGTCCTGGAGCTGGACCCGGAACTTCCTTTTGCTCAACCTGCTCAAGGACGTCTCCTCCGAGATCCGGGTCCTGGACCCGTCCCGGCCGTCCGACGGCGCGGACGGTGGCTGGGCGGCCACTCTCCTGGACGCCTGCCCGCCGCTGCACGATGTGAACGCCTACGCCGTGGATGACGAGGACGAGGGGCCGGCGGACGGCGGCGCGGGCGATGACTTCTGGCTCATCGCCACGGGATTCACCACCCCCACCACGCTGATGCGCGGCACCCTGGAACGCGGGAGCGCCGGGACGTCCGGCGTGGTGAGCCGCCATGCAGTGGTCAAGAGCTCGCCGTCGTTCTTTGCCGACGCTGACTATGAAGTGCAGCAGCACTTTGCCGTGTCCGACGACGGCACCCGGGTCCCGTATTTCCAGGTAGCTCCGCGGGACCTGGCTTTGGACGGGCAGAACCCCACCCAGCTGTCCGGCTACGGCGGATTCGAGGTTTCACGGACGCCCGCCTACAGCGGCACCGTGGGCCGGGCGTGGCTGGAGCGGCGGACCACGCTCTCGGACGGCAGCGACGGGAAGGCACCCCACTCGCGCGGCGGGGTGTACGTGGTGGCGAACATCCGCGGCGGCGGCGAATATGGGCCGGCCTGGCACCGTGCCGCGCTGAAGGAAAACCGGCACCGCGCCTACGAGGACTTCGCAGCCGTGGCGCGGGACCTCATCTCCCGCGGGGTCACCTCGCCGCGGCGGCTGGGCTGCGTGGGCGGTTCCAATGGCGGACTCCTGGTGGGGAACATGCTCACCCGGTATCCGGAACTGTTCCGGGCCGTCTCCTGCGGCGTGCCCCTGCTGGACATGCGCCGCTACACCAAGCTCTCCGCGGGGCACTCGTGGATTGCCGAGTACGGGGACCCGGATGTTCCCGAGCAGTGGGAGTACATCAGGACCTTCTCGCCCTACCACCTGCTCAAGGACGCGGTGGAGTACCCGGAGACGTTCATCTGGACTGCGACCTCGGACGACCGGGTGGGTCCCGTGCAGGCACGGAAGATGGCCGCCCGGATGCTGGCCATGGGCATCCCGAACGTGTGGTTCCACGAGGCCCTGGAGGGTGGCCACGCCGGCGCCTCCGACAACCGGCAGGCCGCTGCCCTGCAGGCGCGCAGCCAGCACTTCCTGTGGAAAGCGCTGGCAGGCTGA
- a CDS encoding FAD/NAD(P)-binding domain-containing protein: MEISQSNRAVIIGGGPRGTSVLERLLAHTAVAGNPKTDLHIDVVDPYPAGSGHVWQPGQSRLFLMNTQSFYPTLVPEDPALPSPVAGSTFDQWRARQQRDPLPALTAGDRAELAVLGSNDFPSRALYGRYLRCTVEELLGTVPDGVTIAFHETTAVWVRPAGDGMFDVGLATGEGIRAHSVVLALGHIPSRLNPEQRELQAAAGQLGLQYFPPAVPADVDWSRIPAGEPVLVRGMGLNFFDTMGQLTEGRGGKFVSNGTGLEYEPSGQEPLIIAASRRGTPYRAKAALDGYYASSITLRYLTEAAIERLAKAGIRPSFDHDLWPLLHRDALWAYYSTLVRSQPGAVPDAPAFLTALEEALQPHAHSAANWEDSVESVLAVHVGPRHRLDLPGLAAPLAGRSFDSRRGHDAAVVEFLLDDARRSALGEDDPVKMAIAALHHGRAVLKSAVADGGITDESWVAGLRGWFESFVEGLASGPPALRSEQLAALARAGVVSFVGPDPKFRVDRKAAMFTAASPWVSGPPATARTMVEALAPGNRVSANDSPVLEQLLADGLVRPKLMMTAEGAPIESTGLDVEAHPYRPVAANGSVTEGLFVLGLQLSSAQWGTAIAAEAVQPGGPAYRSGQRTLRDADEIAAAILRRA, from the coding sequence GTGGAAATATCGCAGAGCAACCGGGCCGTCATCATCGGTGGCGGTCCCCGCGGCACCAGCGTGCTGGAGCGGCTGCTCGCCCACACCGCCGTCGCCGGCAACCCGAAAACGGACCTGCACATCGACGTCGTGGACCCCTATCCGGCAGGCTCCGGACATGTGTGGCAACCGGGCCAGTCCCGGCTGTTCCTCATGAACACCCAGTCCTTCTACCCCACCCTGGTTCCCGAGGATCCGGCCCTTCCCTCACCTGTTGCCGGCAGCACCTTCGACCAGTGGCGGGCCAGGCAGCAGCGGGACCCGCTCCCGGCCCTCACCGCCGGGGACCGGGCGGAGCTGGCGGTACTGGGATCGAACGATTTTCCCAGCCGAGCCCTCTACGGACGCTACCTGCGCTGCACCGTGGAGGAATTGCTGGGGACGGTTCCCGACGGCGTCACGATCGCATTCCACGAAACGACCGCTGTGTGGGTGCGTCCCGCGGGGGACGGAATGTTCGACGTCGGCCTGGCCACCGGGGAGGGCATCCGCGCCCATTCCGTGGTGCTGGCACTGGGGCACATCCCCTCCCGGCTGAATCCTGAACAGCGGGAGCTGCAGGCCGCCGCCGGGCAACTGGGCCTGCAGTACTTTCCCCCCGCCGTCCCGGCGGACGTGGACTGGTCCCGGATCCCCGCCGGCGAGCCGGTCCTGGTCCGCGGCATGGGCCTGAACTTCTTCGACACCATGGGCCAGCTCACCGAAGGCCGCGGCGGCAAGTTCGTGTCCAACGGCACGGGCCTGGAGTACGAACCGTCCGGCCAGGAACCCTTGATCATCGCAGCGTCCCGGCGTGGGACCCCGTACCGTGCCAAGGCGGCACTGGACGGCTACTACGCCTCCTCCATCACGCTCCGCTACCTCACCGAGGCCGCCATCGAGCGGCTGGCGAAGGCCGGGATCCGCCCTTCGTTCGACCACGACCTGTGGCCGCTGCTGCACCGCGACGCCCTGTGGGCCTACTACTCAACGCTGGTGCGCTCGCAGCCCGGCGCGGTGCCCGACGCGCCCGCGTTCCTCACAGCGCTGGAGGAGGCCCTGCAGCCGCACGCACACAGCGCCGCGAACTGGGAGGACAGCGTTGAGAGCGTCCTGGCCGTCCACGTGGGTCCCCGGCACCGCCTGGACCTGCCGGGGCTCGCAGCTCCTCTGGCGGGCCGTTCGTTCGACTCCCGCAGGGGCCACGACGCCGCCGTGGTGGAGTTCCTGCTTGACGATGCGCGCCGGTCTGCCCTGGGCGAGGACGATCCGGTCAAGATGGCCATCGCCGCGCTGCACCACGGCCGCGCCGTCCTGAAGTCGGCAGTGGCCGACGGCGGCATCACCGACGAGTCATGGGTCGCCGGCCTGCGCGGCTGGTTTGAGTCGTTTGTGGAGGGCCTGGCCAGCGGACCGCCGGCGCTGCGTTCCGAACAGCTCGCGGCCCTGGCAAGGGCCGGGGTGGTCAGCTTTGTTGGGCCGGACCCGAAATTCCGGGTGGACCGGAAGGCGGCCATGTTCACCGCTGCTTCGCCGTGGGTTTCCGGGCCGCCCGCCACGGCACGGACCATGGTGGAGGCCCTGGCTCCCGGAAACCGGGTCTCGGCCAACGATTCACCGGTATTGGAGCAGCTGCTGGCCGATGGGCTGGTGCGGCCCAAGCTCATGATGACCGCCGAAGGCGCCCCCATCGAGTCCACCGGCCTGGACGTGGAGGCCCACCCGTACCGCCCGGTTGCGGCCAACGGGTCAGTGACCGAGGGCCTGTTCGTGCTGGGGCTGCAGTTGTCGTCAGCGCAGTGGGGCACCGCCATCGCCGCCGAGGCCGTCCAGCCCGGCGGACCCGCGTACCGCAGCGGCCAGCGCACGCTCCGCGATGCGGACGAGATCGCCGCCGCCATCCTTCGCCGGGCTTAA